One Candidatus Methylomirabilota bacterium DNA window includes the following coding sequences:
- a CDS encoding LLM class F420-dependent oxidoreductase, with protein sequence MKLAIEFPSVAYREGPDAVRRLAQAIERIGYDHIDVFDHVVMGFPTEDRPAGPYTPTMPILEALMTLAHVAAVTSRVTLGTEVLVLPQREPTLVAKQVSTLDTLSGGRVRLGVGVGWQTSEYEALGADFSTRGARMDEAIALLRAYWADTRVDFAGKHYRATAMAMEPKPPQGRALPIWIGGNSEAAYRRVGRLGDGWLASRVSEAGDARQAIEAIHRHAEEAGRDPAAIGLQSMVAPPPRDAESKRFYAEPDRVVARVAALQAMGFAWVSLNATAVFQSGARSVAAMIDALDRLHTRLRAEVG encoded by the coding sequence GTGAAGCTCGCGATCGAGTTCCCCAGCGTCGCGTACCGTGAGGGGCCGGACGCGGTGCGACGCCTGGCTCAGGCCATCGAGCGGATCGGCTACGACCACATCGACGTCTTCGATCACGTGGTCATGGGCTTCCCCACCGAAGACCGCCCCGCCGGCCCCTACACGCCGACCATGCCTATCCTGGAAGCGCTGATGACGCTCGCCCACGTGGCCGCCGTCACCTCGCGTGTGACGCTGGGCACCGAGGTGCTGGTGCTGCCGCAGCGCGAGCCCACGCTGGTGGCCAAGCAGGTGAGCACGCTGGATACCCTCTCGGGCGGCCGCGTGCGCCTGGGCGTCGGCGTGGGCTGGCAGACCTCCGAGTACGAGGCGCTCGGCGCGGACTTCTCGACCCGCGGCGCCCGCATGGACGAGGCGATCGCCCTGCTCCGCGCGTACTGGGCCGACACCCGCGTGGACTTCGCCGGCAAGCACTACCGGGCGACGGCCATGGCCATGGAGCCCAAGCCGCCCCAGGGACGGGCGCTGCCCATCTGGATCGGCGGTAACTCCGAGGCCGCCTACCGGCGGGTGGGGCGGCTGGGCGACGGCTGGTTAGCCAGCCGGGTGAGCGAGGCCGGCGATGCCCGGCAGGCCATCGAGGCGATCCATCGCCATGCCGAGGAGGCGGGCCGCGATCCCGCGGCCATCGGCCTGCAGAGCATGGTGGCGCCGCCGCCGCGCGACGCCGAGAGCAAGCGATTCTACGCCGAGCCCGACCGCGTCGTGGCGCGCGTGGCGGCCCTGCAGGCCATGGGCTTCGCCTGGGTGTCGCTCAACGCCACGGCGGTCTTCCAGTCCGGCGCGCGCTCGGTCGCCGCGATGATCGACGCGCTGGACCGGCTGCACACGCGGCTGCGCGCAGAGGTCGGCTGA
- a CDS encoding cytochrome c-552 like protein: MKRATLLAVLSILAGPFGAPLLFHAPAHAQAVPTTPSKPAGLASGVVQGHCGVCHSYQLVEQQRLNRANWEWVMDDMIDKYGATWIDPPLRERIVDYLVEHHGPER, translated from the coding sequence GTGAAGCGGGCGACGCTCCTCGCCGTCCTCTCGATCCTGGCGGGGCCCTTCGGGGCCCCGCTGCTTTTCCACGCGCCCGCTCACGCGCAAGCCGTCCCGACCACTCCATCGAAGCCGGCGGGGCTGGCGTCCGGCGTCGTGCAGGGCCACTGCGGGGTCTGCCACTCGTACCAGCTGGTCGAGCAGCAGCGCCTGAACCGGGCCAACTGGGAGTGGGTGATGGACGACATGATCGACAAGTACGGCGCGACCTGGATCGACCCGCCGCTGCGCGAGCGGATCGTCGACTACCTGGTGGAGCATCACGGCCCGGAGCGGTGA